A DNA window from Aestuariispira ectoiniformans contains the following coding sequences:
- a CDS encoding acyl-CoA dehydrogenase produces MIPYSAPINDTRFVLRDLGLLGQLEALPGCEEVNAELVDAILEEAGKLAGDVIAPTNYNGDKQGARWNDGKVTVPDGFKDAYRAYVEGGWNSIPFTPDFGGQGLPWTIATAVQEMWQSANMAWALCPLLNQGAVEALTAHASDAIRNTYLAKMISGEWSGTMNLTEPQAGSDLSLVRSKAEPDGDHYRIKGQKIFITYGEHEMTDNIVHLVLARLPDAPEGTRGISLFVVPKYLVGDDGSIGDHNDLRCVSIEHKLGIMGSPTCVMSFGDKEGAIGYLVGEPNRGLEYMFTMMNNARLAVGLQGLSLTERAYQQARDFAKERKQGKGLDPAEGTVAIIKHPDVRRMLMTMRAYAEAQRALVLETMTMLDISHRHEEENYRKWAGRRVDLLTPVIKGWFTDTAVEMTSMGVQVHGGMGFIEETGAAQHYRDARILPIYEGTNGIQAADLVGRKILRDKGAALDEYLDEVHAFINRLNGMDGETISILRKYVAQGVDALEQAGDWLVENASSDRVAQATASTYLLKLFGLVAGGVVMARACIAAENKLVNGEGDADFYRNKLITARFYAENLLSQAPSLLGPITQGHNTVMAIAEDQL; encoded by the coding sequence ATGATACCGTATTCGGCCCCTATCAATGACACGCGTTTCGTCCTGCGGGACCTTGGCCTTCTGGGTCAGCTGGAGGCATTGCCCGGCTGTGAAGAGGTCAATGCGGAACTGGTCGATGCCATCCTCGAAGAGGCCGGAAAACTGGCGGGCGACGTTATCGCCCCGACGAATTATAACGGTGACAAGCAGGGCGCCCGCTGGAACGACGGCAAAGTCACCGTTCCCGACGGTTTCAAGGATGCCTATCGGGCCTATGTGGAGGGCGGCTGGAATTCCATTCCCTTCACCCCGGACTTTGGTGGACAGGGCCTGCCCTGGACGATTGCGACCGCCGTTCAGGAAATGTGGCAATCCGCCAATATGGCTTGGGCGCTTTGCCCGTTGTTGAACCAGGGTGCGGTCGAGGCGCTGACGGCGCATGCTTCCGACGCGATCAGGAACACCTACCTGGCGAAGATGATCAGCGGTGAATGGTCCGGCACCATGAACCTGACCGAACCGCAGGCCGGTTCCGACCTGAGCCTGGTTCGCAGCAAGGCCGAACCCGACGGCGATCACTATCGCATCAAGGGCCAGAAGATTTTCATCACCTATGGCGAACATGAGATGACGGACAATATCGTCCATCTCGTCCTTGCCCGCCTGCCGGATGCACCGGAGGGAACGCGGGGCATCTCTCTGTTTGTCGTGCCCAAATATCTGGTCGGCGACGATGGCAGCATTGGTGACCACAACGACCTGCGTTGTGTTTCCATTGAGCACAAGCTTGGCATCATGGGCAGCCCCACCTGTGTCATGTCCTTTGGCGACAAGGAAGGCGCCATCGGCTATCTGGTGGGTGAGCCCAATCGCGGACTGGAATACATGTTCACCATGATGAACAATGCCCGCCTCGCCGTCGGCCTGCAGGGGCTGTCGCTCACAGAGCGCGCCTACCAACAGGCACGGGATTTCGCGAAGGAACGCAAACAGGGAAAGGGCCTCGATCCGGCGGAAGGCACGGTCGCTATCATCAAGCATCCGGATGTGCGCCGTATGCTGATGACCATGCGTGCCTATGCCGAGGCACAGCGCGCGCTCGTCCTTGAGACAATGACGATGCTGGACATCTCCCACCGTCATGAGGAAGAAAACTACCGCAAATGGGCGGGCCGCCGCGTCGACCTGCTGACGCCGGTCATCAAAGGCTGGTTCACGGACACCGCCGTGGAGATGACCTCCATGGGCGTGCAGGTCCATGGCGGCATGGGCTTCATTGAAGAGACCGGTGCCGCCCAACATTACCGTGACGCCCGTATCTTGCCGATCTACGAAGGCACCAACGGCATCCAGGCCGCCGATCTGGTCGGCCGCAAAATCCTCCGCGACAAGGGTGCTGCATTGGACGAATATCTGGATGAGGTTCACGCCTTCATCAATCGCCTGAACGGCATGGACGGAGAAACAATCTCCATCCTCCGGAAATATGTGGCGCAGGGCGTCGACGCCCTGGAACAGGCCGGGGATTGGCTGGTCGAAAACGCAAGCAGCGACCGGGTTGCACAGGCGACGGCTTCTACCTACTTGCTGAAACTCTTCGGCCTTGTGGCAGGCGGTGTCGTCATGGCCCGCGCCTGTATTGCTGCGGAAAACAAACTGGTCAACGGTGAAGGTGACGCGGATTTCTACCGCAACAAGCTGATCACGGCACGCTTCTACGCGGAAAACCTTCTGTCCCAGGCACCGTCCCTGCTGGGGCCAATCACCCAGGGCCACAATACGGTCATGGCAATCGCTGAAGACCAACTTTGA
- a CDS encoding FAD-binding oxidoreductase produces MKREEALSKIKDLLGPSGWTDGDGDLDAYLIDSRGAYRGHCAGLARPDSTVQVAEVVRLCAAAMIPIVPQGGNTGRVAGATPDDSGDALLLNLSRMNRIREVDSADYSMTVEAGCILKTIQDTALAQDRYFPLSLGAEGSCQIGGNLASNAGGINVLRYGNTRELVLGIEAVLPNGEIWNGLSQLRKNNTGYDLKHLMIGSEGTLGIITAAVLRLFPKPTEQATALCALSDLDSCLGLLALARSSSGDALSSFELIPAIAIDCAVRHVPGTRAPFSELPDWAVLLEFTGTGQDSQASAHLEAFLEQAFESGLIADAVIAQSEQQRSDLWHLREAIVEAQAREGASIKHDVSVAISQVPEFLRRAAVAIEDVCPGIRPYPFGHVGDGNIHYNLTAPVGMEAEAFRALEWDLHRAVHDIVAALNGSISAEHGIGQVKRGEMARYKSSTELTLMRGIKQVFDPQGIMNPGKVLPEETSTG; encoded by the coding sequence ATGAAAAGAGAGGAAGCCCTCTCAAAAATCAAAGACCTGCTGGGCCCGTCCGGATGGACGGATGGGGATGGCGATCTCGACGCCTATCTGATCGACTCCCGTGGTGCCTATCGCGGACACTGCGCCGGTCTGGCGCGCCCCGACAGCACCGTACAGGTTGCCGAGGTTGTTCGGCTTTGCGCCGCAGCAATGATCCCCATTGTTCCGCAAGGCGGCAACACCGGGCGCGTTGCCGGCGCAACCCCGGATGACAGCGGCGATGCCCTTCTCCTCAATCTCTCACGCATGAACCGCATCCGTGAGGTTGATAGCGCGGATTACAGCATGACTGTCGAGGCGGGCTGTATCCTGAAGACGATCCAGGACACCGCCTTGGCGCAGGATCGGTATTTCCCGCTCAGCCTTGGCGCAGAAGGCTCCTGCCAGATCGGCGGCAATCTTGCGTCCAATGCCGGTGGCATCAATGTGCTGCGCTATGGCAACACCCGTGAGCTTGTCCTCGGCATTGAGGCGGTATTGCCCAATGGTGAAATCTGGAATGGCCTCAGCCAGCTTCGCAAAAACAACACGGGCTATGACCTGAAACATCTCATGATCGGGTCCGAAGGCACACTTGGCATCATCACAGCAGCAGTCCTGCGCCTCTTCCCCAAACCAACTGAACAAGCCACAGCTCTCTGTGCGCTTTCCGACCTGGACAGTTGCCTGGGCCTGCTCGCCCTTGCCCGCAGCAGCAGTGGCGACGCGTTAAGCTCCTTTGAATTGATCCCGGCCATCGCTATTGATTGTGCCGTCCGCCATGTTCCGGGCACGCGCGCGCCGTTTTCGGAGCTTCCAGACTGGGCCGTATTGCTGGAATTTACCGGCACCGGACAGGACAGCCAGGCAAGCGCCCATCTGGAGGCCTTTCTGGAACAGGCCTTTGAAAGCGGGCTGATTGCAGACGCCGTTATCGCCCAGTCGGAACAACAGCGCAGCGACCTGTGGCATCTGCGCGAGGCCATTGTCGAGGCACAAGCCCGCGAAGGCGCGTCGATCAAACATGACGTATCGGTCGCAATCTCACAGGTCCCGGAATTCCTGCGGCGGGCCGCTGTCGCCATTGAAGATGTTTGTCCGGGAATTCGCCCCTATCCGTTTGGACATGTGGGTGACGGCAATATTCACTATAACCTGACCGCCCCGGTGGGCATGGAAGCAGAAGCCTTCAGGGCCCTTGAATGGGACCTGCACCGCGCCGTCCATGACATTGTTGCCGCATTGAATGGATCAATCAGCGCAGAACATGGCATCGGACAGGTCAAACGCGGTGAGATGGCGCGTTACAAGTCATCGACAGAACTGACATTGATGCGCGGGATCAAGCAGGTTTTCGATCCTCAAGGCATTATGAATCCCGGCAAGGTGCTGCCGGAGGAGACAAGCACCGGATAA
- a CDS encoding pyridoxamine 5'-phosphate oxidase family protein → MNDITTLDQLREMYPQPTGVVELKSLTKLEKHCRNFISQSPFLVIATGDVDGRQDASPKGDAPGFVRVVDDNTILIPDRIGNNRADSLVNILSNPHVGVIFFIPGIGETLRVNGRASLVADPALLESFTVQGKQPKLIIRVQVEEAYLHCAKAIIRSKLWQDDNKIDRKDFPTLGRMVADQIESMKIDADEADARLEESYRDRLY, encoded by the coding sequence ATGAACGATATCACAACATTAGATCAACTTCGCGAAATGTATCCGCAGCCAACCGGCGTTGTCGAACTTAAATCGTTGACAAAACTGGAAAAACACTGCCGAAATTTCATCAGCCAATCGCCCTTTCTGGTGATTGCAACCGGTGATGTCGATGGCAGGCAGGATGCGAGCCCCAAGGGCGACGCGCCCGGTTTTGTCCGCGTGGTTGACGATAATACGATCCTGATCCCGGACCGGATTGGCAATAACCGGGCGGATTCTCTGGTGAACATCCTGAGCAATCCGCATGTGGGGGTAATCTTCTTCATTCCCGGCATTGGAGAGACGTTGCGGGTGAATGGGCGTGCCAGTCTGGTCGCTGATCCGGCGTTGCTGGAAAGTTTTACCGTTCAGGGCAAACAGCCGAAGCTTATCATCCGGGTGCAGGTTGAAGAGGCCTATTTGCACTGCGCCAAAGCCATCATCCGGTCCAAGCTGTGGCAGGACGACAATAAAATTGACCGCAAGGATTTTCCGACGCTGGGCCGCATGGTTGCCGATCAGATCGAAAGCATGAAAATCGACGCAGACGAGGCAGATGCCCGCCTTGAGGAATCCTATCGGGACCGGTTGTATTGA
- a CDS encoding class I SAM-dependent methyltransferase, which translates to MANPTTIDGLEHYISQCLASNEPHMPPTGRILHWIMQTYAMDRYIELERKHLEGRYELKDNQDYNEKFFNLEFWLNNKVKLAMMLGFVRAQTGNILDLGAGAGHFMLVARCLGYGVHGLDIPDPVFDDLTDFFNLSRTIHRIRAFEPLPDFGVKFDFVTAFYTSFHVSEAKALWGEEEWDYFLSDLATNVLTEHGKLYMVLNRHHHTIGGLQYASGEAKRYFEARGASFHQNNGVVKFEDMSRFRR; encoded by the coding sequence TTGGCTAATCCAACAACTATCGACGGTTTGGAGCACTATATTTCCCAGTGCCTTGCGTCAAACGAACCACATATGCCGCCAACCGGACGTATTTTGCATTGGATCATGCAGACCTATGCGATGGACCGTTATATCGAGCTGGAAAGAAAGCATCTTGAAGGGCGGTATGAACTAAAAGATAACCAGGATTATAATGAGAAATTCTTCAACCTTGAGTTCTGGCTGAACAACAAAGTTAAACTGGCCATGATGCTTGGTTTTGTGCGTGCGCAGACGGGCAATATTCTGGACCTTGGGGCTGGGGCGGGACATTTCATGCTTGTGGCCCGCTGTTTAGGATACGGTGTCCATGGCCTGGACATTCCCGATCCCGTATTTGATGACCTGACCGATTTCTTTAATTTATCGCGCACCATTCACCGGATTCGTGCTTTTGAACCTCTGCCGGATTTCGGTGTAAAATTCGACTTCGTGACAGCATTTTATACATCGTTCCACGTTTCTGAAGCCAAGGCGCTTTGGGGAGAGGAAGAGTGGGACTACTTCCTTTCGGACCTCGCAACCAACGTCCTGACGGAGCATGGCAAGTTATACATGGTCCTTAACCGTCATCACCATACGATCGGTGGGCTGCAATACGCCAGCGGTGAAGCGAAGCGGTATTTTGAGGCTCGCGGCGCAAGTTTCCATCAGAATAATGGCGTGGTCAAATTCGAGGATATGAGCAGGTTTCGTCGCTAA
- a CDS encoding L-threonylcarbamoyladenylate synthase — MTDIKPLNDDGIALAADILRRGELVAFPTETVYGLGANAMDDMAVARIFEAKGRPRFNPLIVHLPSVQAVRQYAVMNGAAYTLAEKFWPGALTMVMPRAKDCQLSELVSAGLDTVAIRIPAHPGARRLLEAVNLPIAAPSANTSGKLSPTEAAHVASSLGDAVSLILDGGACGVGVESTIVDVSGKKPTLLRPGGIAAEEIEEVLNQPLIRAASDDTAPKSPGMLSSHYAPHCPVRLNVETPETGEAYLGFGPTEKATANLSVKGDLREAAANLFRLLHELDGGQYHAIAVAPIPETGLGLAINDRLRRAAAPRG; from the coding sequence TGATATCAAGCCTTTGAACGATGATGGCATTGCACTCGCCGCCGATATTTTGCGGCGCGGCGAACTGGTGGCATTTCCAACCGAGACCGTTTACGGCCTTGGCGCCAATGCCATGGACGATATGGCCGTGGCCCGCATTTTCGAGGCCAAGGGCCGTCCGCGTTTCAACCCGCTGATCGTTCATCTGCCATCGGTTCAGGCTGTCCGGCAATATGCCGTCATGAATGGTGCCGCCTATACCCTGGCGGAAAAATTCTGGCCTGGCGCGCTGACAATGGTCATGCCCCGCGCAAAGGATTGCCAATTGTCAGAACTGGTGAGCGCAGGCCTCGACACAGTCGCGATCCGTATTCCGGCCCATCCCGGCGCACGCAGGCTTTTGGAGGCGGTCAACCTTCCCATCGCCGCCCCCAGCGCGAATACCAGCGGCAAGCTAAGCCCGACCGAAGCCGCCCATGTCGCCAGCTCCCTTGGTGATGCCGTTTCACTTATCCTGGACGGCGGTGCCTGCGGGGTTGGTGTGGAAAGCACGATCGTGGATGTTTCAGGCAAAAAACCCACCCTACTGCGTCCCGGCGGCATTGCGGCAGAAGAAATCGAGGAGGTCCTGAACCAGCCGCTTATCCGTGCGGCCAGCGACGATACCGCCCCAAAATCCCCTGGCATGCTGAGCAGCCACTATGCCCCCCATTGCCCGGTGCGCCTGAACGTGGAGACCCCGGAAACCGGGGAGGCCTATCTCGGCTTCGGCCCCACTGAAAAGGCCACAGCCAATCTCAGCGTCAAGGGCGATCTGCGCGAGGCAGCGGCAAACCTCTTCCGCCTGCTTCATGAACTGGACGGTGGGCAGTATCACGCCATCGCCGTGGCCCCGATCCCCGAAACAGGCCTGGGCCTGGCAATCAACGACCGCCTGCGCCGTGCTGCCGCCCCACGGGGTTAG